In the Desulfovibrio legallii genome, GAAAGAAATACAGGATTTTTCCACCAAATGGCTCTGGAGTTATAATAACGAGCGCCCCAACATGGGCATTGGCGGCATAACTCCCGCCATGAAGCTCGCACAGGTGTCTTAGGCTCTACTTGTAAGTGCTCCTAAAAATGGGAGGATTACCGGACCGCCCCTGTCCGAATTATACGCTTGAAGTAACATCTTTTTAGTGTTATGTTGTTGTCATGACAATGAGCTATAAAGACGGCCGGGCGGAGGATTTGTTCCAGGGGATTCATGTCGCTGGCCTGCCGCCGGACATCCAGCGCGTTGCCATGCGTAAGCTCAAAGTCCTGCACAACGCCGTTTCGCTGAACGACTTGCGTGTTCCTCCCGGAAACAGGTTGGAAATTCTCAAAGGAAACCGGGCCGGACAGCACAGCATCCGCATCAACAGCCAATGGCGGATATGCTTCGTCTGGAAAGACGGGAACGCCTACTCCGTTGAAATCGTCGACTATCACTAGGAGAACGCCATGACTGACCGCATGCTGCCCGTGCATCCGGGCGAAATTTTGAATGAAGAATTTTTGAAGCCCATGGGCATAAGCCAGACCCGCCTTGCGCTGGACACCGGCATGCCCCAGAGCCGCATCCAGGGCATTATCGCCGAAAAGCGCGGCATCTCCGCCGACACGGCGGTGCGTCTGGCCGCTTACTTTGGCAACAGCGCGGAGTTCTGGCTCAACTGCCAGGTCTCTTATGAGCTGGACATGGTGGCCTATTCCGGCAAGCGCGATGAAATCCTGTCTCGTGTGCATCCTCATTCCGCTCGTGTTAATGTTCCGACTCTTCCATAACCTTGTTGCCCTGATAGCTGGTCACCCGCAGCACAAGGCAGAGGTGGTCCCTTTTGGGTAAAGAAGAGACGTCCTGCGGATCGACAACGCAAAAATGCAAAAGCCCCCATGCGCGCGGGCAGGAACCCGGGTACGCATGAGAGCTTTCTGGGAAAAAGACAAAAGCGCAGAGGCTCACCCAACCGGGCGAATTTCTGCGCTTTTGTGAAGAGTGGCGTCACCAACGGGATTTGAACCCGTCTTAGCGGCTTGAGAGGCCGCCGTCCTAACCGGATAGACGATGGTGACAGCGAGGTATGTGTTTACGGGCAGAAGTGGCGTTTGTCAAGCAATATGTGTCGCAAAAAGCAAAAATACGGGCATTGCCCTGTCAGCGCCCCTGATGCTATGTTTTCTCCGCCAGATAAGGAGGGAGCACATGCGTCATTTTGGGAGGAGCTTTGCGGGCATCTATTGCGGTTCTGCCCCAGGTTTGGCCCGGCTGTCCGGGCTGTTGCTTGGGCTTTTGTGTCTGTTGCTGCTGCAGGCCTGCGGCGGACGTCAGGCCCACCAGCCGCACGAAGCCGGTTTGCCCTCCTGGATGGGCACGGTGGAGGACTTGCGCCGTTTTCCGCAGGATCTGAATGGCTACGCCGCCCGCGCCGGAAAGGACAAGGAACTGTTCTCCGCGGCGGAGCAAAGCGCCCAGGTAGCCCGCTTCATGCGCATCTATTTTGGCCCATGGGAAATGACCAAAACCTCGGTAAGCCGGCGCGACGCCGCCGCCATTTTCCACCGCGCGCGTGGATTTAAATACAACGACGTACGCTGGACGCAGGAAGAGTGGGACGCCATAAGCCGCAACGCGGCCATGGGCGCTTTTCCGTCCCGCAGCACATGGGCCATCACCGTGCGTGCTACCGACCTGCGTGAAATGCCCACCAGCCAGACCCGCTTTGCCGAGCCCACGCCCGACCCGCGCGCCAATCCTTTTGATTATTTTCAGTATTCTCTCCTGCCCGTGGGTACGCCGCTGCTCATTGTCCATACCACCAGGGACGGACGCTGGCATTTTGTGGAGTGCCCCATCGCCGCTGGTTGGGTAGCTGCCGACGATGTGGCCGCCGTGGACGCCGCATTTGCGCACACCTACCGCGACGGCCCGTTTGCCGCCTTGGTGCGCGATCCGGTGCGCCTGGTTACAGCGGGGGGGACGACGGCTACGGCGGGCATCGGCGCGCTGCTGCCTCTGCGCAGCGATAATCAGAATGGGCAAGACGATATGCGCGTGCTGCTGCCCCAACGCGGACCCGACGGCATGGCACGGACTGAGGCCGTTACCCTTGCGGCCGCGGACGCCGCCCCTTGGCCCTTGCCGCCCACGCCCGGCAACATCGCCCGGCTGGGCAATCGAATGATGGGGCAACACTACGGCTGGGGCGGCATGTTCGGCCTGCGCGACTGCTCTGCCATGACCCGCGACCTGTTGGCCCCTTTTGGCATCTGGCTGCCGCGCAATTCCGTGGCCCAGGCCCGCACCGGGTCTGTCCTGCCCCTGGAAGGCATGAGCACCGCGGAAAAAGAAGCCGCCATACTGCGTTACGGCGTCCCCTTTTTGAGTCTGGTGGGCATGCGCGGACACATTACCCTCTATGTGGGCAACTACCGTGGGCGGCCGGCCATTCTCCACGACGTCTGGGGCGTACGGGTGGTGCAGGACGGCGACGATGACGCCCGGCTGGTGCTGGGCCGGGTGGTGATCACGTCCATTACGCCCGGTGCGGAACTGCCGAATCTCTACCGCACCGTGACCTTTGCGGACAGGCTGCGCACCCTGTCCACTCCTGCGGATACCCTGCGGTGAACACGTTGCACATGTGCGTCCCGGCCGCAGCTGCGGGGCAACGCCTGGACCGGGTACTGGGGCAGGAACTGACCGGAATTTCTCGTGCGGCCCTGCAAAAGGCCATCAAAGCCGGGTACTGCCGGGTTGACGGCCTTACGCAAAACCAGCCGGACTGCCGCCTGCGCGAGGGGCAGGTGGTGGAACTTCAGACGCCGGAAGCAAGCTCGTCCCTGCGGGCTGAAGAGGGGCATCTGGAAATTCTCTGGCACGACGAACACCTGGCCGTGTGCAACAAACCCGCCGGGCTCACTGTGCACCCCTGCCCGTCCTGTCCGGAACATACCCTGGTGCAGCGCTTGCTGGCGCGTTTTCCGCAACTGGCCAAGCTGGAAGGGCTGCGGCCCGGCATTGTTCACCGTCTGGACAAGGACACCAGCGGCCTTCTGGCGGTGGCCCTGACTGAGGCCGACCGCCTGGCCCTGAGCGCCGCCTTTGCCGGCCGTGTAGTGCACAAGGAATACCTAGCTCTGGTGTGGGGCCGCCCTGCGGACGCGGGCGAATGCCGCAAACCGCTCGGCCGTCACCCCACGGCAAAAGTCAAACGCGCGGTGCTGCCTGAAGCGCGCGGCGGCAAACCCGCCCACACTGCCTGGAGGCGGCTTTGGAGCGCGCCGGACGGGCGCTGCTCTTTGCTGGCCGTCCGGATATTTACGGGCCGCACCCATCAAATCCGCGTTCATCTGGCCCATGTGGGACACCCCCTGCTGGGCGACCGGCTCTATGCCCCCAAGGACGTGCGGGCCCTGGCCCCACGCCAGATGCTGCACGCCTGGCGGTTGGAGCTGCCCCACCCTGTGGACGGCGCGCTTTTACGCTTCTCCTGCCCGCCGCCGGAAGATCTGTTGGAGACTGCCCTGGCGGCCACACGCCGGATGCGGCGTATGGTAATCACGGGCAGCCCCGGCAGCGGCAAATCCGCCCTCACGGAGAATATTGCCGCCACAGGCGTGCCTGCCATCAGCGCCGACGCTCTTGTGGCCCGACTGTACGCTCCAGACGGGGCCGCCGGCCCGTGGCTGGAGCGTATGGCCCCGGACGCAGGCATTCTCACAGCCCAAGGCGGGGTGGACAAGGCCGCCCTGCTGGCGGCCATGCGCGACAATCCCGGTTTGCGTCGAGAGGTGGAACAGCTGGTGCACGGCTTGGTGCGCGCGGCTGTGGAGGAATTTTGGAATGCCGCCGAGGCTGCGGGCCATGCCCTGGCCGTGGCCGAAGTGCCGCTGTATTTTGAAAGCGGCTGGCAGGACGTCTTTTCTCCCGCACCTTTGGTGGTAGGCGTACACTGCCCCAAAGAATTGCGCGATCGGCGCATCCGTGCGACGCGCGGCTGGGCTGACGACAAGCTGGCCGCGCTGGAGTCCTGGCAGTGGCCGGAGCCGCGCAAGCTGGCGGCTTGCGATCTGGTGGTGGACAATACGGGCGACAGGGAAGCCCTGCGCACCACTGCCCAAAAACTGCTTCAGGATATAGCGGTTGCAACGCGCGCGGACGAAGCCGCACGCGCGCGGGAAATTGCTGCATTGTGGCAATGACCGCAGGTGACGCTTTACCGCAAGCAATGACGACATTTCAGATTTTTGTATTTTTTTCGGGGTGTTCTTGACAATTTTCTGCAAGAGGAGTTATAGCTCACACACTATACTAAATGATACCAACAAGTTCGAGTTGCCTCATGCCGGACAGTCCGCAGTTTACGGAATTTGCCTGTGCCAACCCTCTGGTGTTGGCTCTGGAAATCACCAGTGCCGCCCTGTTGCACGACAACAAGGATGACTTTCTGCGTAGCGCGTTGGCAGCGATTGGTGAAGCCCTGCACTGTGGTCAGGTCACTCTGACGGAACGACAGGACGGGCATTGGCATGTGCCCGCAACCTGGCAGAACCCCGTGCAGAATCCCCCCTTGCCGGATCCGGCGCTGGATGACCTTGCGCCGGTGCTGGAGGCTTTCGACAAGCGCAAAAGCCTGGTTGTGGAAAATGCCAACGACCTGCCCGAAGGCCCCCTTAAAAAACTTTTCACATTCCGGCAGGTGCTTTCAGTCTACTGTCTTCCTATTCTGCATGAAGGGGATCTCTACGGGGGTATATGCCTTTCCCGGCGCATTTCCCAAACGCCGTGGACGCTGGAAGAATCCAGCATTTGCCACCTTATGGGCAATATTCTGGCCATTTCCTTGATCCATTTTCGTCTTTACAACAAAATAAAACGCAAGCACCAGCAGCTGCGCGACATCCTCAATGCCTTTAGTGAGCCCATAAGCATTGTAGACATGGAAACGCACGAAGTCCTGTTCATGAACAGAAAGCAGCAGGAAAGCGCCAGGGAGCTTTCTGCCCGCAGCACCCTTTGTTACCGCCGCATTATGGGGCGTGAAAGCCCCTGCCCCTTCTGCACCAATGACATCATTGCCCGACAGGCGGGCCAGCCCTACCACTGGACCTATACCGACGAAAAAAGCCGCCGCTCCTTTTCCGTGATGGACAAGGCCATCCGCTGGGACAACAACAGGCTGGTCCGGCTTTCCATCGCCACAGACGTCACAGACCTTTTACACAATCAGCGCGAGCGAGAAAAGGCCGTGCTGGCTTCGCAGGCCAAGAGCGAATTTCTCGCCCACATGAGCCATGAAATCCGCACGCCCATGAACGGCATTATCGGCCTTACCCTGCTGGCTCTGCAGTCCAAACCCAACCCAGAACAACGCGACTATCTGCAAAAAATCCGGACTTCCGCCACCAGTCTGCTGAACATCATCAACGACATTCTGGACCTTTCCAAAATTGAAGCAAACAAAATGGAGCTGGACAGCGCCAACTACAGCCTTGACGAAGTGCTGGAATTCGCCCATACCTCCATCCGCTTTCCCCTGGAACAAAAAGGCCTGTCCTTTGACTGTCAGGTGGAGGCAGACGTACCGCACAAACTCTGGGGCGACGGGCTGCGGCTCAAACAGGTGCTGCTCAACCTGCTGAGTAATGCGGTTAAATTTACGGCCAGCGGCGGCGTACAGTTGCGCATCTGCCGCGAAAGCGACGCCAGCGACGAATTTCTGCACTTTTATGTGCAAGACACGGGCATGGGCATCAGCCAGGAATACCAACAGCACCTGTTTGAGCCCTACACCCAGGCCAGTTCCAACATCAGCCGCCGTTTCGGCGGCACGGGCCTGGGCCTGACCATCTGCAAGCGCATGGCGGAACTTATGGAAGGCAGCCTTTGGTGCGAAAGCGAGTTGGGCAAAGGTTCTATCTTTCACCTGCGCATTCCCTGCAGCCTGGCCCGCAATACCTACTGCCCGTCCGAGGAAGAGGATGCCCAGCCACTGCCGGACCTCCCCCCCAACAGCCGCATCCTGCTGGTAGAAGACAATGAAATCAATCAGGAAGTGGCGCGGGCTTTGCTGCAGCGGGCCGGTCTGCACTGCGATTTGGCTGAAAACGGCAGCGAAGCCGTGCGCATGGTGCGCACCACCCCGTATGATCTGGTGCTCATGGACGTCTATATGCCCGTCATGGACGGCCTGCACGCCACCAGAGAAATACGCCGATACCTCAGCCGCCATGCCCTAGGCAAGCACCTGCCCATTATCGCCATGACCGCCGTAACGTTGCCCGAAAACGTGGACGAAATGATCGCCGCCGGTATGGACGACCACATCGCCAAGCCGTTTAATCTGGCCGTGCTGCGCAAAAAACTCAGCCGCTGGCTGCAACCAGCTGTCCATAACCATGTCATCGCATCCCAAAATTCCCAAAACTAACGCCGCCCGCCTGCTGGAAAAATTGGCTATTGCCTACTCTCTGCACAGCGCGCCGGTGGACGAAGAGGATCTTTCCGCTGTTACCATGGCCCACAATCTGGGCGTGCCGCCCCAATGCGTTTTCAAAACGCTTGTGGCGCGTGGGGACAAAACCGGCGTGCTCATGGCCTGCATCCCGGCCAACGCCGAGCTGGACCTCAAAGCCCTGGCAGCGGCTTCCAGCAACAAGCATGTGGACATGGTGCCTCTTAAGGAAGTGCGCCCACTTACCGGCTATGTGCGCGGCGGCTGTTCGCCCCTGGGCGGCAAAAAAGCCTGGCCTGTTTTTGTGGACGCCAGCGCCGCCCGGCAAGAGGCTATATTTGTCAGCGCCGGTCTGCGCGGCGTCCAACTGCGCCTTGCCCCGTCAGACCTGCTCCGTGCCGTGCACGGCGCATTTGCCACGCTGGACAAAGCCGCTCCCCCGTCCGCAGAAGCGTAATCCTGCATATTACTACACTAACAACCCGGCGTTTTTCCTTTACTTTTCTTCACAGCTCCGCACTCTTATTGACATCCGGAGCGCTTTGCGTACTCTAAAAAGAGTATGCAAAGCCACGCCCTCCGCTACTGCGGCGGTCGCTTGCCGTGTTTTCCAGGCAGGCCGGTCCTGCTCATTCTACCGGAGCTTCTATGAAAAACCGCAATCTGCTTCTGACTCTGGTTCTGGTCACTTTTTTGCTGCTGCTGGGGGGCTGGATGCTTTCCTTCTTCCGCACCAGTGTGGCTGTACGCCGGGCTCCGACGTCTCCCGCGCCGGCTGCCGCAGCATCCGCAGCGCCGACGGCGCAGCAGGCCCTGTTCAATCCTCCCCGGCCGGAGGACGCGCCGGAAAAAATCCGGCCCCAGGTTCTGCTGGGCTACAAAATCATGACCGAAACCCAGAAGTACGCCGGGCAGTACGTGGGCAACGGCCTTTCCTGTTCCAGCTGCCACTTTGACGGCGGCCGCAGCCTTGAGAGCATTCCGCTGGTGGGGTCTGGGGCCACCTATCCCCAGTACCGCAGCCGGCAGAAGTATACCACAGACCTGGCCCTGCGCGTGCAGGACTGCTTTGAGCGCAGCATGAACGGCAAGGCCCCGGCTCTGGACAGCCAGATCATGCAGTCCCTGCTGGTTTATCTACAGTGGATTTCCAAAGATATTCCCGTGTACGCCAAGCTGCCCTGGGCCCTGCCCCACAGCCTCGAAAACGCCCATCAGCCCGATGCGGCCGCAGGTGAGCGCGTGTACGCCGAAGTCTGCGCCCGCTGCCACGGCAGCGACGGGCAGGGCACGGATATTGCCCCGGCCCTCTGGGGCGACGGTTCCTATAACGACGGCGCCGGCATGCACCGGGTGCGCACCTTTGCCGTGTTCATCTGGAAATTCATGCCCAAGAGCGCGCCCTCGCTCAAGCAGGAAGAGGCTCTGGACGTGGCCGCCTTTGTCAATAGCCGTCCTCGGCCCAAGTTCGTCGCCAGTCACCCTGAAGTCATCGAGCGGGTCATCCCCCTGCCGAAAGGAAAATAGGCCATGGTCTTTCCCATCCTGCATATTCCCGGCCTGGGCGATGGCATGACCATAGCCCTGGACGCCGTGCTGCATGTGCTCATCAGTCACGGGATGGCCATAGGCTTCATGACCATGCTCGTCCTGTTCCAGACGCTGACCTGGCGCGGCAAGGGAGCCTTTTGGGCGCGCATCACCCGTCGCCTGCTGGGCACAGCCGTGGTCATTACCACTTCTGTAGGCGCGGTGACGGGCGTGGGCATCTGGTTCATCACCGGGGCTCTGGCTCCGGAAGGCATAGGCGCGCTCATCCACCTCTTTTTCTGGCCCTGGTTCATTGAGTGGATGGCCTTTACCTCCGAAGTCTGTCTTCTGCTCATTTACTACTACCTTTGGGACAAGCTGCAAGAAACCCGTCCCGGACTGCTGGCCGCCGTGGGCTGGAGCTATGTGGGCATGGCGGTCATTTCCGCCGTGCTCATTTCCGGCATTCTGGGTTTTATGCTCACGCCGGACGGCTGGCCCTGGGGACGCTCCTTTACCGATGCCTACTTCAACCCCACCTTTATTCCCCAGGTCTTTCTGCGCCTGGGCGCCGGCCTCTGCCTGGGGGCGCTGCTGCTCCTGGGCTGGACAGCCTGGCGGTTTGACGGCACGGCGGTGCAACGCGCAAAAGCGCTGCGCTGCACCGGGGGCGCGGCGCTGGGCGCGGCGTTGGTCACGGCCGTAAGCGCCTGGATCTACTTTGCCCGCATTCCGGATACGTATCTGACCCACTGGAAGTTTGCGGTGGCCACATCCTACCTTTCACAACTGCCGGACTTTCTGCCGCTGCTCAATACGGCAGCAGCGCTCTGCATTGTGCTGGCGGCTCTGGCGGGCCTGGGCCGCCGCCCACTGCTCAGCCGCGCGCTCTGCATCCCCGCCCTGCTCTGCTGCGTGACGCTG is a window encoding:
- a CDS encoding type II toxin-antitoxin system RelE/ParE family toxin, which encodes MTMSYKDGRAEDLFQGIHVAGLPPDIQRVAMRKLKVLHNAVSLNDLRVPPGNRLEILKGNRAGQHSIRINSQWRICFVWKDGNAYSVEIVDYH
- a CDS encoding HigA family addiction module antitoxin gives rise to the protein MTDRMLPVHPGEILNEEFLKPMGISQTRLALDTGMPQSRIQGIIAEKRGISADTAVRLAAYFGNSAEFWLNCQVSYELDMVAYSGKRDEILSRVHPHSARVNVPTLP
- a CDS encoding NlpC/P60 family N-terminal domain-containing protein, with translation MRHFGRSFAGIYCGSAPGLARLSGLLLGLLCLLLLQACGGRQAHQPHEAGLPSWMGTVEDLRRFPQDLNGYAARAGKDKELFSAAEQSAQVARFMRIYFGPWEMTKTSVSRRDAAAIFHRARGFKYNDVRWTQEEWDAISRNAAMGAFPSRSTWAITVRATDLREMPTSQTRFAEPTPDPRANPFDYFQYSLLPVGTPLLIVHTTRDGRWHFVECPIAAGWVAADDVAAVDAAFAHTYRDGPFAALVRDPVRLVTAGGTTATAGIGALLPLRSDNQNGQDDMRVLLPQRGPDGMARTEAVTLAAADAAPWPLPPTPGNIARLGNRMMGQHYGWGGMFGLRDCSAMTRDLLAPFGIWLPRNSVAQARTGSVLPLEGMSTAEKEAAILRYGVPFLSLVGMRGHITLYVGNYRGRPAILHDVWGVRVVQDGDDDARLVLGRVVITSITPGAELPNLYRTVTFADRLRTLSTPADTLR
- a CDS encoding dephospho-CoA kinase, which gives rise to MNTLHMCVPAAAAGQRLDRVLGQELTGISRAALQKAIKAGYCRVDGLTQNQPDCRLREGQVVELQTPEASSSLRAEEGHLEILWHDEHLAVCNKPAGLTVHPCPSCPEHTLVQRLLARFPQLAKLEGLRPGIVHRLDKDTSGLLAVALTEADRLALSAAFAGRVVHKEYLALVWGRPADAGECRKPLGRHPTAKVKRAVLPEARGGKPAHTAWRRLWSAPDGRCSLLAVRIFTGRTHQIRVHLAHVGHPLLGDRLYAPKDVRALAPRQMLHAWRLELPHPVDGALLRFSCPPPEDLLETALAATRRMRRMVITGSPGSGKSALTENIAATGVPAISADALVARLYAPDGAAGPWLERMAPDAGILTAQGGVDKAALLAAMRDNPGLRREVEQLVHGLVRAAVEEFWNAAEAAGHALAVAEVPLYFESGWQDVFSPAPLVVGVHCPKELRDRRIRATRGWADDKLAALESWQWPEPRKLAACDLVVDNTGDREALRTTAQKLLQDIAVATRADEAARAREIAALWQ
- a CDS encoding ATP-binding protein, which codes for MPDSPQFTEFACANPLVLALEITSAALLHDNKDDFLRSALAAIGEALHCGQVTLTERQDGHWHVPATWQNPVQNPPLPDPALDDLAPVLEAFDKRKSLVVENANDLPEGPLKKLFTFRQVLSVYCLPILHEGDLYGGICLSRRISQTPWTLEESSICHLMGNILAISLIHFRLYNKIKRKHQQLRDILNAFSEPISIVDMETHEVLFMNRKQQESARELSARSTLCYRRIMGRESPCPFCTNDIIARQAGQPYHWTYTDEKSRRSFSVMDKAIRWDNNRLVRLSIATDVTDLLHNQREREKAVLASQAKSEFLAHMSHEIRTPMNGIIGLTLLALQSKPNPEQRDYLQKIRTSATSLLNIINDILDLSKIEANKMELDSANYSLDEVLEFAHTSIRFPLEQKGLSFDCQVEADVPHKLWGDGLRLKQVLLNLLSNAVKFTASGGVQLRICRESDASDEFLHFYVQDTGMGISQEYQQHLFEPYTQASSNISRRFGGTGLGLTICKRMAELMEGSLWCESELGKGSIFHLRIPCSLARNTYCPSEEEDAQPLPDLPPNSRILLVEDNEINQEVARALLQRAGLHCDLAENGSEAVRMVRTTPYDLVLMDVYMPVMDGLHATREIRRYLSRHALGKHLPIIAMTAVTLPENVDEMIAAGMDDHIAKPFNLAVLRKKLSRWLQPAVHNHVIASQNSQN
- the ybaK gene encoding Cys-tRNA(Pro) deacylase encodes the protein MSSHPKIPKTNAARLLEKLAIAYSLHSAPVDEEDLSAVTMAHNLGVPPQCVFKTLVARGDKTGVLMACIPANAELDLKALAAASSNKHVDMVPLKEVRPLTGYVRGGCSPLGGKKAWPVFVDASAARQEAIFVSAGLRGVQLRLAPSDLLRAVHGAFATLDKAAPPSAEA
- a CDS encoding c-type cytochrome, with amino-acid sequence MKNRNLLLTLVLVTFLLLLGGWMLSFFRTSVAVRRAPTSPAPAAAASAAPTAQQALFNPPRPEDAPEKIRPQVLLGYKIMTETQKYAGQYVGNGLSCSSCHFDGGRSLESIPLVGSGATYPQYRSRQKYTTDLALRVQDCFERSMNGKAPALDSQIMQSLLVYLQWISKDIPVYAKLPWALPHSLENAHQPDAAAGERVYAEVCARCHGSDGQGTDIAPALWGDGSYNDGAGMHRVRTFAVFIWKFMPKSAPSLKQEEALDVAAFVNSRPRPKFVASHPEVIERVIPLPKGK
- a CDS encoding c-type cytochrome codes for the protein MVFPILHIPGLGDGMTIALDAVLHVLISHGMAIGFMTMLVLFQTLTWRGKGAFWARITRRLLGTAVVITTSVGAVTGVGIWFITGALAPEGIGALIHLFFWPWFIEWMAFTSEVCLLLIYYYLWDKLQETRPGLLAAVGWSYVGMAVISAVLISGILGFMLTPDGWPWGRSFTDAYFNPTFIPQVFLRLGAGLCLGALLLLGWTAWRFDGTAVQRAKALRCTGGAALGAALVTAVSAWIYFARIPDTYLTHWKFAVATSYLSQLPDFLPLLNTAAALCIVLAALAGLGRRPLLSRALCIPALLCCVTLFMEFERVREFVRGPYLVPGYMYANQIPLTENEALLAGNAPLLPRTRWLNTDAGLSPGETAGRALFAANCGVCHAESGINGIDQRLTGRSLDGVVAMVGITQRLAPYMTPFTGSEEERLLLAQYIYGLAAAHDKARHTVGEK